A genomic stretch from Thermincola ferriacetica includes:
- a CDS encoding RNA polymerase sigma factor: MCLSDEVLIAQSKEGDVEAFTKLVAKYENKVYTIAYRFFGNHADASDIAQEAFIRVYKSLHSFRGNSAFLTWMYRVVTNVCKDELRKRAREKTVFIEELMDNKKGSAMRKEGSISKLPEDAVIRKEWQQEVQEILNSLSVEHRTVIIMRDIQGFSYEEIASMLQCSPGTVKSRLNRARHALKEKLLVRQELLDGISCSK; this comes from the coding sequence GTGTGTCTGTCGGACGAAGTCTTGATTGCCCAAAGCAAAGAAGGCGATGTGGAGGCCTTTACCAAACTGGTGGCCAAATATGAAAATAAGGTTTATACCATTGCCTACCGTTTTTTCGGCAATCACGCAGATGCGTCTGATATTGCCCAGGAGGCCTTCATCCGTGTCTATAAATCTCTCCATTCCTTTCGGGGAAACTCGGCTTTTCTGACATGGATGTACAGGGTGGTTACCAATGTATGCAAAGACGAACTGCGTAAGCGTGCGCGGGAAAAAACCGTTTTTATTGAAGAATTGATGGATAATAAGAAGGGATCTGCAATGCGTAAAGAAGGCAGTATCTCAAAGCTTCCGGAAGATGCTGTCATCCGGAAGGAATGGCAGCAGGAGGTTCAGGAAATTTTAAATTCCCTGTCGGTGGAACACAGGACAGTAATTATTATGCGCGATATTCAGGGGTTTTCCTACGAAGAAATTGCATCCATGCTGCAGTGTTCGCCTGGCACGGTGAAATCCAGGCTTAACCGGGCCCGGCATGCCCTGAAGGAAAAATTGCTGGTGAGGCAGGAATTGCTTGACGGCATTTCCTGTTCCAAATAG
- a CDS encoding glycosyltransferase family 2 protein, with product MHSLPLLSLCMIVKNEEAMLPRCLKSVSGLVDEIIIVDTGSTDSTREIGKKFNARVFDCAWDDNFSNARNFSLAQASGEWILVLDADEVLVFESRDQVKKLLSDPGVEGYFIRIVNLLGALREFETSEDFVVRLFRNKPEYRFTGAIHEQVRLSISHHAGENFLKRAPLTIYHDGYLSELIQKKSKVKRNTSVIIKALREQPGNPFLLYSLGCEYFVSDCFKEALSLFRQALSALSVREGYMPDLIIKMGLCLYKLGELSEMDLLITRYKDLYPLAPEQSFLSGLTKLDMGKLSEAEKDINECMMHLSFGSPHHLGIKKHQVYQVLGEINEAKHSWDKAVKFYFLALQSQPNYLYPLHKLINIYKNHHPRVRLEDFLGFCPPDTKYRLLTKLDWEIDDEAVIYLILGLIRDIMISDLNIAQLFIPRFLEILNDKQIALKNLRTAATAALAKAAVTLACYKAVEVGNTSEICKKLMDNIKDILLWKDENKP from the coding sequence ATGCACTCTTTACCACTGTTATCCCTGTGTATGATTGTAAAAAACGAGGAAGCCATGCTGCCCCGTTGCCTCAAAAGCGTCTCCGGCCTGGTTGACGAAATCATTATTGTTGATACAGGGTCGACTGATTCTACCAGGGAAATAGGGAAAAAATTTAACGCCAGGGTATTTGACTGTGCCTGGGATGATAATTTCAGTAATGCTCGTAACTTTTCTCTGGCCCAGGCTTCAGGCGAGTGGATACTTGTGCTGGATGCCGATGAAGTGCTGGTCTTTGAAAGTAGAGACCAGGTGAAAAAACTTTTAAGTGATCCCGGGGTGGAGGGGTATTTTATCAGGATTGTCAATTTACTTGGAGCTCTACGGGAATTTGAGACCAGTGAAGATTTTGTAGTCCGTCTGTTCCGCAACAAACCGGAATATCGTTTTACAGGAGCAATACATGAACAGGTCAGGCTCTCCATAAGCCATCATGCCGGCGAAAACTTCCTGAAAAGAGCACCATTAACTATTTACCACGACGGGTACTTATCAGAATTAATCCAAAAGAAAAGTAAAGTCAAGCGCAATACCAGTGTTATTATCAAAGCCTTGAGGGAACAGCCGGGTAACCCTTTTCTGCTGTACAGTTTGGGTTGTGAATACTTTGTTTCCGACTGTTTCAAGGAAGCCCTCAGTTTATTCAGGCAGGCCCTGTCCGCACTTTCCGTGCGAGAAGGCTATATGCCCGACCTGATTATCAAAATGGGATTATGTCTTTATAAACTGGGCGAACTTTCAGAGATGGACCTGCTAATCACCCGATATAAGGACCTTTACCCCCTGGCGCCGGAACAGTCGTTTTTATCAGGGTTGACCAAGCTGGATATGGGAAAGTTATCGGAAGCTGAAAAAGATATCAATGAATGTATGATGCACCTGTCTTTTGGTTCCCCACATCACCTGGGAATAAAGAAACACCAAGTATATCAGGTCTTAGGTGAAATAAATGAGGCAAAACACTCCTGGGATAAGGCTGTAAAATTTTATTTTTTGGCATTACAATCCCAGCCCAATTATCTATACCCTTTGCATAAGTTAATAAACATTTACAAAAACCATCACCCGCGAGTCAGGCTAGAGGATTTTTTGGGTTTCTGCCCACCGGACACGAAATATAGGCTTTTGACAAAACTAGACTGGGAAATTGATGATGAGGCTGTAATATATCTGATTCTCGGTCTCATCCGGGATATCATGATCAGTGATTTAAATATTGCCCAGCTTTTTATTCCCAGATTTTTAGAAATATTAAATGATAAACAAATTGCGTTAAAAAATTTGCGTACTGCTGCAACTGCTGCCTTGGCAAAAGCAGCAGTTACCCTGGCCTGCTACAAGGCTGTTGAAGTAGGCAATACTTCTGAAATATGCAAAAAACTAATGGATAACATTAAGGATATTTTGCTTTGGAAAGATGAAAACAAACCATAA
- a CDS encoding TPR domain-containing glycosyltransferase → MEGKRLSICLVVRNEEKYLQRCLASIKDIAAEIIVVDTGSTDKTVKIAKQFTDKVYVIRWRDDFSKARNFALDKVSGDWVLFLDGDEELDRQCIPALLAKINHGDAEGYLIKVLNYYETGGRVEISPDVIFRLFRYNRKYRYSGAIHEQICDSILAVNPDAKISIAEDICIIHYGYLKEEIEAKNKAERNTRLLEKAVKKNPNNLLDRFHLGVEHFRVARLDQALEEFLFVLDKVNLQAIYVPKLMRYITKCYYLLGNLQEALRFIDNSWMKNFPDCGDLYYLRGTVCRELGLYTEAYDSFKKSLSVSPQPAYYGNQYCHYKDKIYHWLGELAEYFMDKETALDYYIKTLRENPRAIHSLARIISILRPKDNPEYTMQALNSVFDLSDPVLQVDLGRIFFRERAYPLAVQCCDTAMSLGVESAPIHLIKGLSLLRTKQYVSAIQELNLIPPENDFYSMAQGNLFIHYWLMKKNRKAATCLKNIKAAGTNPALAEVLEILREGRQVGPEDLKNPKESVLPMVNELLENLIESGELDSLENAWACFKRLFDRRPARLLGDLFFKYERYDKAELEYRQLMEEDSADPQVLYRLGKSCWAQNNLAEAEKHLYKALQTGCNSPQVNWELARLYQDMAIKILEEGLQKYPENTEMLKLQQKIKDNLIEVQPCTLYHCYPCV, encoded by the coding sequence GTGGAAGGGAAGAGGCTGAGTATCTGTTTGGTGGTGAGAAATGAAGAAAAATACTTGCAGCGGTGTTTGGCGAGCATAAAGGATATAGCCGCCGAAATAATCGTGGTCGACACCGGTTCCACTGACAAAACAGTAAAGATTGCCAAACAATTTACTGATAAAGTCTATGTTATCAGATGGCGCGATGATTTTAGCAAGGCACGCAACTTTGCCCTGGATAAGGTTTCCGGCGATTGGGTTTTATTCCTGGACGGCGATGAGGAATTAGACCGTCAATGTATCCCGGCGCTGCTGGCAAAGATCAACCACGGGGACGCGGAGGGTTACCTCATTAAAGTCCTTAACTACTATGAAACCGGAGGACGGGTCGAAATATCACCGGACGTAATCTTCCGGCTCTTTAGGTATAACAGGAAATACCGTTATTCCGGAGCAATTCATGAACAGATATGTGACAGCATACTGGCTGTTAACCCTGATGCCAAAATAAGCATTGCCGAAGACATTTGTATTATCCACTATGGTTATCTAAAGGAAGAAATTGAGGCCAAAAATAAGGCGGAACGGAACACCAGGCTGCTTGAGAAAGCCGTCAAAAAGAACCCCAATAATTTACTGGACCGTTTTCACCTGGGGGTAGAACACTTTCGGGTTGCCCGGCTTGACCAAGCCCTGGAGGAATTTCTTTTCGTTCTTGATAAAGTCAACTTGCAGGCAATTTACGTTCCCAAATTAATGCGCTACATTACAAAATGCTACTATTTGCTGGGAAACCTGCAGGAAGCCCTCCGCTTCATTGACAACTCGTGGATGAAAAACTTTCCGGACTGTGGTGACCTTTATTACCTGAGAGGAACTGTTTGCCGGGAACTTGGCCTTTATACCGAAGCTTATGATTCCTTTAAAAAGAGCTTGTCTGTCTCCCCCCAGCCTGCCTATTACGGCAACCAGTACTGCCATTATAAAGATAAAATATATCACTGGCTCGGTGAATTAGCTGAATATTTTATGGATAAGGAAACGGCTCTTGATTACTACATAAAAACTCTCAGGGAGAATCCGCGAGCTATTCATTCCCTGGCCAGAATCATCAGTATTTTAAGACCGAAAGACAATCCTGAATATACCATGCAGGCTCTCAACAGCGTTTTTGACCTTTCTGACCCGGTACTCCAGGTGGATTTGGGCCGCATATTTTTCCGGGAGAGGGCTTACCCACTGGCAGTCCAATGTTGCGATACGGCGATGAGTCTTGGGGTGGAATCGGCCCCAATACATCTAATTAAAGGGCTGAGCCTGTTAAGAACCAAACAATACGTGTCCGCTATTCAGGAGCTTAACCTAATTCCCCCTGAAAACGACTTTTATTCTATGGCGCAGGGTAATCTGTTCATTCATTACTGGTTAATGAAAAAGAACAGAAAAGCTGCCACCTGCCTGAAAAATATTAAGGCCGCAGGTACTAACCCGGCGCTGGCCGAAGTTCTGGAAATTCTTCGTGAGGGCAGGCAGGTCGGTCCTGAAGATTTAAAGAACCCCAAAGAATCGGTGCTTCCTATGGTTAATGAATTACTGGAGAATTTGATAGAATCAGGTGAACTTGATAGCTTGGAGAATGCCTGGGCCTGTTTTAAACGCCTTTTTGACAGGCGGCCGGCCAGGTTATTGGGAGACCTTTTTTTTAAATATGAAAGATATGATAAAGCGGAACTTGAATACCGGCAGCTTATGGAGGAAGACAGTGCGGATCCGCAAGTATTGTATCGTTTGGGGAAATCCTGCTGGGCCCAAAACAATCTGGCTGAAGCGGAAAAACATTTATACAAAGCTTTGCAAACAGGCTGCAATTCGCCGCAGGTTAACTGGGAACTGGCCCGGCTTTATCAGGATATGGCAATAAAAATCCTGGAAGAGGGCCTGCAAAAATATCCGGAGAATACCGAAATGTTAAAACTGCAGCAAAAAATTAAGGATAACCTGATCGAGGTGCAACCATGCACTCTTTACCACTGTTATCCCTGTGTATGA
- a CDS encoding DUF4349 domain-containing protein produces the protein MECKDFRDLLSAYIDDVLDPSDKETVAQHLALCAGCRQELADLQKAVAVIKSLGEIAPPEHFREQLKVRLQAVQKEIGDEKRGMGSAKSRLSFIRDWKKSLKGWNFFRARWIVPAAVLLLGIGIGLVADKVMNQRGLYNISALPQMGGSKAKEYSLVTGAKDGQKAVTKESGSQERYKALHNEAVPTYGGPTGSGETNDKQVSMAESDKADILAAVPANNGGADIKSQAGTGVQQRQIIKNGWLTIKVQKFDKSVQDIGMLAESFGGYVENSEENNDGTKTGRFVVRVPVNKFATAIAEFEKLGQVVSKRLAGEDVSIEYRDAGARLRNLRRQESRLLTLVDKAASLSDVLALENELTRVRQEIESIEVRINYLGNVTEMATIHLEVREAGDKNAPDSQGVVKRAWNAFVESCRDLLRLLERLIVLLGSVLPYLIVIIGGLLMFRYFKKSKQ, from the coding sequence GTGGAATGTAAAGATTTTCGCGATTTACTGTCTGCATATATTGACGATGTTTTGGACCCATCTGACAAAGAGACCGTGGCACAACACCTTGCTCTTTGTGCAGGGTGCCGCCAGGAACTGGCAGACCTCCAAAAAGCAGTGGCTGTTATAAAGTCTTTAGGTGAAATAGCCCCGCCGGAACATTTTCGTGAGCAGTTGAAAGTCAGGTTGCAGGCTGTGCAAAAGGAAATTGGAGATGAAAAACGGGGAATGGGCAGTGCAAAAAGCAGGCTATCATTTATCAGGGATTGGAAAAAGAGCTTAAAAGGGTGGAATTTTTTCCGTGCCCGGTGGATTGTTCCGGCGGCAGTGTTATTACTTGGTATTGGTATCGGTTTGGTGGCAGATAAGGTTATGAACCAGAGAGGATTATATAACATAAGTGCATTACCCCAAATGGGCGGTTCGAAGGCTAAAGAATATAGTCTAGTGACTGGAGCCAAGGATGGTCAAAAAGCTGTAACAAAAGAAAGTGGCTCGCAGGAGCGGTACAAAGCATTGCATAATGAGGCAGTCCCAACATATGGCGGGCCGACGGGCAGCGGCGAAACCAACGATAAACAGGTGTCAATGGCCGAAAGTGATAAAGCGGATATCCTGGCCGCGGTTCCCGCAAATAACGGGGGAGCGGATATAAAATCACAGGCCGGTACCGGCGTGCAGCAGCGGCAAATTATAAAGAACGGTTGGTTAACTATTAAGGTGCAGAAATTTGATAAATCGGTACAAGATATTGGTATGTTGGCAGAAAGTTTTGGCGGTTACGTGGAAAACTCCGAGGAAAATAATGATGGCACGAAAACCGGCCGTTTCGTAGTAAGGGTGCCGGTAAACAAGTTTGCGACTGCCATAGCTGAATTTGAAAAACTGGGCCAGGTGGTTTCCAAACGACTGGCTGGTGAGGACGTTTCCATAGAATACAGGGACGCCGGTGCCCGGCTGAGAAATCTTAGAAGGCAGGAATCACGGCTGTTGACGCTGGTAGACAAGGCCGCATCCCTGAGCGATGTCCTGGCTCTGGAAAATGAGTTAACCAGGGTGCGGCAGGAAATCGAAAGTATTGAGGTGAGAATTAATTATCTTGGCAATGTTACAGAGATGGCTACCATTCACCTGGAAGTGCGGGAAGCTGGCGATAAAAATGCGCCCGACTCTCAAGGAGTTGTTAAGAGGGCCTGGAATGCTTTTGTTGAGAGCTGTCGGGATCTGCTCAGGTTACTTGAACGGTTGATTGTATTGCTGGGTTCTGTCTTGCCTTACTTGATTGTCATAATAGGTGGATTGTTAATGTTTAGATACTTCAAAAAAAGTAAGCAATAA